Within Quadrisphaera sp. DSM 44207, the genomic segment TGCGCGGCCGGCTGCGCCGGGCGGCCCGGCAGCGCCGCGCCCCGGCTCTCCAGGTCGCGCAGCTGGGACTCCAGGTAGGACTTCATGCGGTTGCGGTAGTCGCGCTCGAAGGCCCGCAGCTCGTCGATCTTGCGCTCCAGCAGCGAGCGCTCCTGCTCCAGGCTGCCGAGGGTCTGGCGCTGCTTCTCCTCCGCCTCGCGCACCAGGCGCGTCGCGTGGTCCTTCGCCTCGCCGACGATCTTGTCGCGCTGCTCCTCGCCGCTGCGCACGAAGTCGTCATGCAGCTTCTGCGCCAGGGCGAGCATGCCGGTGGCGGCCTCGGGCCCGCTGGCGGGCGCCGCCGCGGACGCGGGCACGGCGGCCACGACGGGCGGGGCCTGGCGCTCGACCACGGGCGGCCGCTCCTGGGCGGGCACGGCGGCCGCGGCGCCGGCGCGGCCGAGCTCGGTGACGCGGCGCTCGCACGCGACGAGCTTCTGCTGCAGCTGCTCGTTCTCGGTCGTCAGGCGACGCAGCTCCCCGACCACCTCGTCGAGGAAGTCGTCGACCTCGTCCTGGTCGTAGCCCTCGCGGAACTTGGTGGGCTGGAAGCGCTTGTTGACCACGTCTTCAGGCGTCAACGCCATCTGCGTCACCTCATGGAGTCCTGGCGGTGATCCGCGCCGGGTTCGCGATCACGTCAGGAGCCACCGTAGCGGACGGGAGCCGCCGAGGGGCGGACATGGGGAAGGGCGCGCCGGGCCCGGACGGTGCCCGGGCGGTGCCCGCACGGGCGCCCGGGCGGGCGCTCAGGCGGCCGCGCTCCGGGCCGCGCTGCCCAGCACGCTCATGAGGAGGGAGCAGCCCAGGGCGAGGACGAGGAAGGCGAGGTCGAGCTGGACGCTGCCGATGCGGATCGGCCGGATCACCCGGCGCAGCGCCCTCAGCGGCGGGTCGGTGACGGTGTAGACGACCTCCGCGATCACGAGCGCCACGCCGCGCGGGCGCCAGTCGCGGGCGAAGACCTGCACCCACTCCAGCACCAGGCGGCCGATCAGCAGGACGAAGAAGGCCAGGACGACGAAGTACAGCAGGGAGAGGACGGCGCTCACGGGGCGATCCTCCCAGCCCCCGCGCCCGGGTGGGGACCGGGACCGCGGGGGCGGCGGCGCGGGAGCGGGGAGGTCAGGACTGGTTGAACAGCGTCGCGGAGGCGACCGGCGCCTCGCCGGTGACCTCCACGTGGGCCGGGGAGAGCAGGAAGACCTTGTTCGTCACGCGCTCGATGGACCCGTGCAGGCCGAAGACCAGGCCGGCGGAGAAGTCGACGAGGCGCTTGGCGTCGGCGTCCGACATGTCGGTCAGGTTCATGATCACGGGCACGCCGCCGCGGAAGCTCTCGCCGATGCTCTTGGCCTCGTTGTACGTGCGGGGGTGGATCGTGGTGATCCGCCGCAGGTCCGTCGTGGCCGGGCCGCTGACCAGGCGCGCCACCGGCCGGTCGCGGGTGATCGGGGTGACCTCGGCGTGGCGCTGCTCGACGACCTCGACCTGCTCGTCCACCTCGACCCACTCCCCGTCCGGGACGTCGTGCAGCTCCTGGTAGCGAGGGTCGTCCTCGGCCAGCCCCAGGTACACCATCGTCTTGCGCAGCGCCCCAGCCATGTTCGCTCCTCCGTGCCCGTCGGATGTCACACCAATCACACCAGCATCCGTAGCCCCAACGCTACTGCACGGCCGGGCGGCTGCCCAGGACGGCGCGCCCGACCCTGACGTGTGTCGCGCCGACCGCCACCGCGGCCTCCAGGTCCTCGCTCATGCCCGCGCTCAGCCCCCCCGCGCCGGGGTGGTCCGCGCGCACGCGCTCGCCCAGGCGGGCCAGCCGCTCGAAGGCGCGCGCCGGGTCCTCCCCTGTCGGCGCGACCGCCATGAGGCCCTCCAGGCGCAGCCCCGGCGCGGCGGCGACCTCGTCGACCAGGGCGGGCAGGTCCTGCGCCGCGACGCCGCCGCGGGCCGGGTCGCCGTCCAGGCTGACCTGCACGAAGCAGCCGAGCTCGCGCCCGGTCCGCGCGGCCGCGCGCGAGAGGGCGCCGGCCAGCCGGGAGCGGTCGACCGAGTGCACGACGTCGGCCCACGCGGCGACGGCGGCCGCCTTGTTCGTCTGCACCCGGCCCACCTGGTGCCAGCGCAGGGGCAGGTCCGCGCACGCGGCGGCCTTGGCGGACGCCTCCGGCTCGCGGCTCTCCCCCGCGTCCGCGACCCCGAGCCCGGCGAGCAGGCGCACGTCCGAGGCGGGGAAGGTCTTCGTGACGACGACGAGGACCACCCGCCGCGGGTCGCGGCCGGCGGCGGTCGCGGCGGCCGCCAGGCGCTCGCGGACGGCGCCCAGGCCGGCGGCCAGCTCGGCGCGCCGCTCGCTCACGCGCGCGGCTCCCAGCGCACCAGCCCGGCGGTGCGGGCCGCGCCCGCACCGTCCCGGCGCGCCGAGGAGAGGTCGGGGCTCTCGGCCGTGCACCCGGGCAGCTGCTCGGCGGGCACCCCGAGCGCGGCCAGCTGCGCCAGGACCCCGGCCGCGACGTCGAGGGAGGGCTCGCCGCGCCAGGTCACCGAGGCCGCCACCGGGGAGCGCGCGGCCACCTCGTCGCGCAGCTGCGCGGGCACGCCGTAGCAGCGGGCGCAGATCGACGGCCCGAGCAGGGCGCGCGGGGCGCGGCCGCCGAGGTCGCGCACGGCCCGCACCGCCGCGGCGACCACCCCGGCGTCCATGCCGCGCCGGCCGGCGTGGGCGACGCCGACCACGCCGGCGTCCGCGTCGGCCAGCAGCACGGGCACGCAGTCGGCGACGAGCACGCCGAGGGCGAGGCCCGGCCGGTCGGTCACGACGGCGTCGGCCTCCGGCGGCGGCCCCGGCCACGGGCCGTCGGCGACGGCCACCGCGGCTCCGTGCACCTGCCGCGCGTACAGCACGCGGGAGGCGGGCAGGTCGAGCGCTGCGGCCACGCGCGCCCGGTTGGCGGCGACGGCGGCCGGGTCGTCCCCGACGTGGTCGCCGAGGTTCAGCCGGCCCCCGCTGCTGGCGCCGCCCCAGCGCCCGGTCAGCGCCACCAGGGCGCGCCCGCAGGCGCCGTCCAGCTGACGCCGGGTGGTGAGGACCACTCGCCGCGGGCTACTTGAGGAAGTCGGGGACGTCCAGGTCGTCCCCGTCCACGGCGCGCCCGTAGCGGGTGCGCACCGGCTCGCGCTCGGCAGGCAGCTGCACCTCCGAGGGGTACTGGCCCGGCAGGTAGCCGGGGGCGGGCGAGGGGCTCGGGGCGCCGTCGTCGAGGGCGGACGGCACGGGCTCGGCGCCCGCGGTGCGCCAGTCGACGCGCTCGGGCGCCGCGTACTGCCCGTACTCGTAGCCGCCGCGCTCGCGGGCGCCGCCGGCCGCCCCGACCGGCTGCGCCTGGCTCGCCGGGCGGGCGGCGACCGGCGGCGGGGAGGCGGGCAGCTCCACGGGCGTCGGCGCCGGGCCCGCGGCGCGCCGCTCGTCGCGACGGGCCTGGGGAGAGCCGCCGTCGAAGCCGGCGGCGATCACGGTGACCCGCACCTCGTCGCCCAGGGCGTCGTCGATGACGGCGCCGAAGATGATGTTCGCCTCGGGGTGCGCGGCCTCCTGCACCATCCGCGCGGCCTCGTTGATCTCGAACAGGCCGAGGTCGGACCCGCCCTGGATCGACAGCAGCACCCCGTGGGCGCCGTCGATGCTGGCCTCCAGCAGCGGCGAGGAGATCGCCAGCTCCGCGGCCTGCACCGAGCGGTCCTCCCCGCGCGCGGAGCCGATGCCCATCAGGGCGCTGCCGGCGTTGCTCATCACGGACTTCACGTCGGCGAAGTCGAGGTTGATCAGGCCCGGCGTGGTGATCAGGTCGGTGATGCCCTGGACGCCGGAGAGCAGCACCTGGTCGGCGGACTTGAACGCGTCCAGGACGCTGACGTTGCGGTCGCTGATCGAGAGCAGGCGGTCGTTGGGGATGACGATGAGGGTGTCCACCTGGTCGCGCAGCTCGGAGATGCCCGACTCGGCGCTGGTGGCGCGCCGGCGCCCCTCGAAGGTGAACGGGCGGGTGACCACGCCGATCGTCAGGGCGCCCAGGCCGCGCGCGATGCGCGCGACGACCGGCGCCCCGCCCGTGCCGGTGCCGCCGCCCTCGCCGGCGGTGACGAAGACCATGTCCGCCCCGCGCAGGACCTCCTCGATCTCCTCGGCGTGGTCCTCGGCGGCCTTGCGCCCCACCTCCGGGTCGGCACCGGCGCCGAGACCGCGGGTCAGCTCCCGGCCGACGTCGAGCTTGACGTCCGCGTCGCTCATGAGCAGCGCCTGGGCGTCGGTGTTCACGGCGATGAACTCGACGCCCTTCAGGCCGACCTCGATCATCCGGTTGACGGCGTTGACGCCACCACCGCCGACGCCGACCACCTTGATGACCGCCAGGTAGTTCTGCGGTGCTGTCACCGGTCTCCCGCTCTCGCTGCTCGTCGGGTCCCGGTCTCGGCGGGACCCCGGTCTGGTGGCGCGGACGCAGCGCGCCTCCGCCTGAGTCTCACCCTCAGGTTGAGGGTGATAGTTATGTCACCTGCTGTGCTCCCGACCACGCTAGGCGCGCGGAGGGTCTCACCACAACTCACCACGCCCCGACCCGTCCGGGATGCGCCAGGCAGGCCGTGACCTGCTGCGGCGGGGGCGCGCGGGCGCCGGTGGACGACGTCGCCCGGCGCCTGCTGCGCGCCTGTTCGTCACGGAGCGTCACTGGAGGGCTGCGGCGCCTCCCCGGACGTCGCGGGCGCCGCGGGCGCGCTGACGTCGTAGGCCTGGGCCCTCCGCTCGCGCAGCACCAGCAGGACGTCCGCCTTCAGCTCCGGGGCCTCCGCGCTCCCCCAGCGCACGGTCGCGCCGTCGCGCAGGTCGAGGCGCACGTCGTCCGCGCTGGAGGCGCTGACCCGCGCCACCTCCGCGCGCAGCTCGCCGGGCAGGCCGCGCGCGACCTCCCCGGCGGCGCGCAGCGCTCCGGTGCCCGCGGCGGCGACGTCGACGTCGACGAGGGGCACGTCCTCGAGCAGGCCCGGGCCGGTGGTGATGACGTCCCCGGCGGCGTCGAGGACGTCGTAGCCCCCGTCGGCCTGCACCGCGGCGACCGCCACCCGCTCGGTGACGACCAGCTCGACGCCGTGCAGCCAGCGCCGGTGCACCTGCAGGTCCGCGACGAACGGCAGGTCGGCGGTGCCCGCGCGCACGGCGTCCT encodes:
- a CDS encoding cell division protein SepF — encoded protein: MAGALRKTMVYLGLAEDDPRYQELHDVPDGEWVEVDEQVEVVEQRHAEVTPITRDRPVARLVSGPATTDLRRITTIHPRTYNEAKSIGESFRGGVPVIMNLTDMSDADAKRLVDFSAGLVFGLHGSIERVTNKVFLLSPAHVEVTGEAPVASATLFNQS
- a CDS encoding YggS family pyridoxal phosphate-dependent enzyme: MSERRAELAAGLGAVRERLAAAATAAGRDPRRVVLVVVTKTFPASDVRLLAGLGVADAGESREPEASAKAAACADLPLRWHQVGRVQTNKAAAVAAWADVVHSVDRSRLAGALSRAAARTGRELGCFVQVSLDGDPARGGVAAQDLPALVDEVAAAPGLRLEGLMAVAPTGEDPARAFERLARLGERVRADHPGAGGLSAGMSEDLEAAVAVGATHVRVGRAVLGSRPAVQ
- the ftsZ gene encoding cell division protein FtsZ, with protein sequence MTAPQNYLAVIKVVGVGGGGVNAVNRMIEVGLKGVEFIAVNTDAQALLMSDADVKLDVGRELTRGLGAGADPEVGRKAAEDHAEEIEEVLRGADMVFVTAGEGGGTGTGGAPVVARIARGLGALTIGVVTRPFTFEGRRRATSAESGISELRDQVDTLIVIPNDRLLSISDRNVSVLDAFKSADQVLLSGVQGITDLITTPGLINLDFADVKSVMSNAGSALMGIGSARGEDRSVQAAELAISSPLLEASIDGAHGVLLSIQGGSDLGLFEINEAARMVQEAAHPEANIIFGAVIDDALGDEVRVTVIAAGFDGGSPQARRDERRAAGPAPTPVELPASPPPVAARPASQAQPVGAAGGARERGGYEYGQYAAPERVDWRTAGAEPVPSALDDGAPSPSPAPGYLPGQYPSEVQLPAEREPVRTRYGRAVDGDDLDVPDFLK
- a CDS encoding polyphenol oxidase family protein — encoded protein: MVLTTRRQLDGACGRALVALTGRWGGASSGGRLNLGDHVGDDPAAVAANRARVAAALDLPASRVLYARQVHGAAVAVADGPWPGPPPEADAVVTDRPGLALGVLVADCVPVLLADADAGVVGVAHAGRRGMDAGVVAAAVRAVRDLGGRAPRALLGPSICARCYGVPAQLRDEVAARSPVAASVTWRGEPSLDVAAGVLAQLAALGVPAEQLPGCTAESPDLSSARRDGAGAARTAGLVRWEPRA
- a CDS encoding cell division protein FtsQ/DivIB; this encodes MTRRPAAPVPRRAPADPRARERAAAARPASERPAPERPAPERPAPERPAPEPPPPREPLPPAPEPRAAGPRAVRRRRRRPGTRSVVAVLSVLALVGALVWVLLGTPVTALREVVVTGTARTDPAAVEAAAQSQLGRPLLRVDEDAVRAGTADLPFVADLQVHRRWLHGVELVVTERVAVAAVQADGGYDVLDAAGDVITTGPGLLEDVPLVDVDVAAAGTGALRAAGEVARGLPGELRAEVARVSASSADDVRLDLRDGATVRWGSAEAPELKADVLLVLRERRAQAYDVSAPAAPATSGEAPQPSSDAP
- a CDS encoding DivIVA domain-containing protein, yielding MALTPEDVVNKRFQPTKFREGYDQDEVDDFLDEVVGELRRLTTENEQLQQKLVACERRVTELGRAGAAAAVPAQERPPVVERQAPPVVAAVPASAAAPASGPEAATGMLALAQKLHDDFVRSGEEQRDKIVGEAKDHATRLVREAEEKQRQTLGSLEQERSLLERKIDELRAFERDYRNRMKSYLESQLRDLESRGAALPGRPAQPAAQEAAYPFGGGAG
- a CDS encoding YggT family protein, whose product is MSAVLSLLYFVVLAFFVLLIGRLVLEWVQVFARDWRPRGVALVIAEVVYTVTDPPLRALRRVIRPIRIGSVQLDLAFLVLALGCSLLMSVLGSAARSAAA